In the genome of Gemmatimonadota bacterium, one region contains:
- a CDS encoding redoxin domain-containing protein: protein MKLLVGLGLVVLGATNPLLAQGGAGKPPSVRLALEDPPRVGRLAPAVVLPYATAAGIGPADQPFALGKELGNIVVLAFCPGRSAPDCAAVWQAFRTRADSLFGAGVVVVGVTPDSLVSQQRTAQELELPFKLLSDADRTVSRRYAAVSGKQVRRVIVVVGRDGRVRYVNSTFAPLDPESYIHLAAAIAAAKERP from the coding sequence ATGAAGCTGCTGGTCGGGCTTGGGCTGGTAGTGCTGGGGGCCACGAATCCGTTGCTGGCACAGGGTGGAGCGGGCAAGCCGCCTAGTGTCCGGCTCGCGCTCGAGGATCCACCGCGTGTCGGGCGACTCGCACCGGCAGTGGTGCTTCCCTATGCCACTGCGGCCGGGATCGGACCAGCCGATCAGCCCTTCGCACTTGGTAAGGAGCTCGGCAACATTGTCGTGCTGGCCTTTTGTCCCGGCCGCTCGGCGCCAGATTGTGCAGCCGTGTGGCAGGCGTTCCGGACTCGCGCCGATTCACTCTTCGGCGCCGGGGTTGTCGTAGTCGGAGTGACCCCGGATTCCCTGGTGTCCCAGCAGCGTACCGCGCAGGAACTCGAGCTGCCCTTCAAGCTGCTGAGCGACGCCGACCGCACGGTCTCCCGTCGCTACGCTGCGGTGAGCGGGAAGCAGGTCCGCCGCGTGATAGTGGTTGTCGGGCGGGACGGCAGGGTACGTTACGTGAATTCCACGTTTGCTCCCCTCGATCCCGAGAGCTACATCCATCTCGCCGCCGCGATCGCGGCGGCCAAGGAGCGGCCATGA
- a CDS encoding cytochrome c biogenesis protein CcdA has product MFDPSLPDALQQRPLAAIPLLFAAGLATSLTPCVYPMVPITAGILGGSGAVGRSRARTAVVTMVYVLGLATVYATLGLVAGLSGTLFGTISSNPWAYFTFGNLLILAALAMLDVLPVNAPTRLLSWASRIGSDSLGAVFLMGATSGLVAAPCGAPAFAAVLTWVAASQSAVLGFVYLFVFSLGMTAVLVVVGLSAGSLGALPRAGAWMIWIKRIAALVMLAMAEYYFVKMGSVL; this is encoded by the coding sequence GTGTTCGACCCCTCCCTTCCTGACGCGCTGCAGCAACGCCCGCTTGCCGCTATCCCGCTGCTCTTCGCCGCCGGACTCGCGACCTCGCTGACGCCCTGCGTCTATCCCATGGTTCCGATCACCGCCGGGATTCTCGGCGGCTCCGGGGCCGTCGGTCGCTCGCGTGCGCGCACAGCGGTCGTCACCATGGTCTATGTCCTCGGCCTCGCGACGGTGTACGCCACGCTCGGGCTGGTCGCCGGACTCAGCGGTACGCTCTTCGGCACCATCTCGTCGAATCCATGGGCCTACTTTACGTTCGGCAACCTGCTGATTCTCGCGGCGCTCGCGATGCTTGATGTGCTGCCCGTCAATGCCCCGACGCGGCTGCTGTCGTGGGCGAGTCGCATCGGTTCCGACTCGCTCGGCGCGGTCTTCCTGATGGGCGCCACGTCGGGGCTGGTCGCGGCACCGTGCGGGGCGCCGGCGTTTGCGGCGGTGCTGACCTGGGTCGCCGCAAGTCAGAGCGCCGTGCTGGGATTCGTCTATCTGTTCGTCTTCTCGCTCGGGATGACAGCAGTGCTGGTCGTCGTCGGATTGTCGGCGGGATCGCTTGGCGCGCTTCCTCGCGCCGGCGCGTGGATGATCTGGATCAAGCGTATCGCGGCCTTGGTGATGCTCGCGATGGCCGAATATTATTTCGTCAAGATGGGGAGCGTACTTTGA
- a CDS encoding Ig-like domain-containing protein translates to MFKFYRSVLAAGIVTLGLAACGDDVTVSDPPTPPPPGVTSVTVTPGTQTLAVGQNVIFAASVIADAGVSTAVTWSSSAPTIATVDPTTGKVTGVSAGTTTIVATSTADAGKKGVAAVTVSGSTSGGPVQISIQSVTAGLLTLPVVLTNVAGQIEVNMNFNSNGAAVDSINVFIGNKRAAKAIYGSAPAAGLISQSINTADFTLPAASPTALVTYLNGQTSITAVAYPTGASTPTATQATPIVLNNIDGWAGKITKPVTSTNDVNGITYWGGPAANALTSTQIWAVQYNAGRNGIEKVTWTVGGCSAFTAGGVVGVPIVGALTQTFGYTAAPQSAQKSCTSYENNAAGARDNLVITGAIDGVDNGFPGSPLIANTVVFGSTPDSLRLDYKAPVVSTPSIARTAPAVTGWVNAGFNFVNFASTDAGVGLRGTRDRAVTYSVVNCPAAGAQNVAMPTGTGADIPECGILVNAIGGAIGLGGTAPYTAAGTESDRLNNLGTSTPTQTFGVDKTLPNIRWGTVSAAPLLPAAVGADTVFRASKPVAGTDEFRVEYLDDRAGFYNAGAPLAGVSAQRHALSTAGHFNNAGLCSVGTGAIGANFVTAPACTLAAIAAVGPLRLDGWQAGPSITVPALESYYGYTSNVTDAAGNTTASLFRKTLVNTRSPFATGLGLPATLTAANFGIQVTAADSAEVARIALQFEFPNMISGGSTDSVRYGQTAVGTIFDDVITSPYTGSHSPTTGAPFTRRIEAVTAGVFPASNVAGAGVPTNVKPTSVVAWSFNFGGTLSGGPAPARSAFIAIPALNVQDGVDFATWNIANPTIALTHWRIISTVATTNQFGSTTPLRAQAVSPTGAPNPPFVRVDFYRRVTAAGVDHWSYIGSQTTPVASDQGTYRSWVWALPNASFVADWTGAAQGAVAATNQIMAVGVNSVGDAIATVNTTMVP, encoded by the coding sequence ATGTTCAAGTTTTATCGTAGCGTGTTGGCGGCTGGTATCGTCACGCTCGGCCTCGCGGCCTGCGGCGACGATGTCACCGTCTCCGATCCACCGACTCCACCGCCGCCGGGGGTTACCTCCGTCACGGTGACGCCGGGGACGCAGACCCTGGCCGTCGGCCAGAATGTCATCTTCGCCGCCTCGGTGATTGCCGATGCCGGCGTCTCGACCGCAGTCACCTGGTCCTCGTCGGCTCCGACGATCGCCACGGTTGACCCGACGACGGGCAAGGTGACGGGCGTTTCCGCTGGTACCACCACGATCGTCGCCACGTCGACCGCTGACGCTGGCAAGAAGGGCGTTGCAGCAGTCACCGTTTCTGGTAGCACCTCCGGTGGCCCGGTGCAGATCTCGATCCAGAGCGTCACCGCCGGCCTGCTGACCCTTCCGGTCGTGCTGACCAACGTCGCCGGTCAGATTGAAGTCAACATGAACTTCAATTCCAACGGCGCCGCGGTCGACTCGATCAACGTCTTCATCGGCAACAAGCGTGCGGCCAAGGCGATCTACGGATCTGCCCCGGCGGCCGGCCTGATCTCGCAGTCGATCAACACGGCCGACTTCACCCTGCCAGCGGCTTCGCCGACGGCGCTGGTGACGTACCTGAACGGCCAGACCAGCATCACGGCCGTGGCCTACCCGACCGGCGCATCGACGCCGACGGCCACGCAGGCGACCCCGATCGTGCTGAACAACATCGACGGCTGGGCCGGCAAGATCACCAAGCCGGTTACCTCGACGAATGATGTCAACGGCATCACCTACTGGGGTGGCCCGGCCGCGAATGCACTGACCTCGACTCAGATCTGGGCCGTGCAGTACAACGCTGGTCGTAACGGCATCGAGAAGGTCACCTGGACGGTTGGTGGCTGCTCGGCGTTCACCGCTGGTGGTGTGGTTGGCGTGCCGATCGTCGGCGCCCTGACCCAGACGTTTGGTTACACCGCTGCGCCGCAGAGCGCGCAGAAGTCCTGCACCTCGTACGAGAACAACGCGGCTGGCGCGCGTGACAACCTCGTCATCACCGGCGCCATCGACGGTGTTGACAACGGCTTCCCGGGCTCGCCGCTCATCGCCAACACGGTGGTGTTCGGTTCGACCCCTGACTCGCTCCGCCTTGACTACAAGGCGCCGGTCGTCAGCACGCCGTCGATCGCCCGCACTGCTCCGGCCGTCACCGGCTGGGTCAACGCTGGCTTCAACTTCGTCAACTTCGCCTCGACCGACGCTGGTGTTGGTCTTCGCGGAACCCGCGATCGCGCAGTGACCTACTCGGTCGTGAACTGCCCCGCCGCTGGCGCGCAGAACGTTGCGATGCCGACCGGCACTGGTGCAGACATTCCTGAGTGCGGCATCCTGGTCAACGCCATCGGTGGCGCGATCGGCCTCGGCGGCACGGCTCCGTACACCGCCGCTGGTACCGAGTCTGACCGTCTGAACAACCTCGGCACCTCGACCCCGACGCAGACGTTCGGCGTCGACAAGACCCTGCCGAACATCCGCTGGGGCACCGTTTCTGCCGCGCCGCTCCTTCCGGCCGCGGTTGGTGCAGATACCGTCTTCCGCGCTTCGAAGCCGGTTGCTGGTACGGATGAGTTCCGCGTCGAGTACCTCGACGACCGTGCAGGCTTCTACAACGCCGGCGCTCCGCTGGCTGGTGTCTCGGCGCAGCGTCACGCGCTCAGCACTGCTGGTCACTTCAACAACGCCGGCCTCTGCTCGGTTGGCACTGGCGCGATCGGTGCGAACTTCGTCACCGCGCCTGCCTGCACTCTGGCCGCGATCGCCGCGGTTGGCCCGCTCCGCCTCGACGGCTGGCAGGCTGGCCCGAGCATCACGGTTCCGGCGCTCGAGTCGTACTACGGCTACACGTCGAACGTGACGGACGCCGCGGGTAACACCACCGCGTCGCTGTTCCGCAAGACGCTGGTCAACACCCGCTCGCCGTTCGCCACGGGCCTCGGCCTCCCGGCGACCCTGACTGCCGCGAACTTCGGCATCCAGGTCACGGCGGCTGACTCGGCTGAAGTCGCGCGTATCGCGCTCCAGTTCGAGTTCCCGAACATGATCAGCGGCGGCTCGACGGACTCCGTCCGTTACGGCCAGACTGCTGTCGGCACCATCTTCGATGACGTGATCACCTCGCCGTACACGGGTTCGCATTCCCCGACGACCGGCGCGCCGTTCACCCGGCGTATCGAGGCTGTCACGGCTGGCGTCTTCCCGGCGAGCAACGTTGCCGGTGCCGGCGTCCCGACGAACGTCAAGCCGACGTCTGTTGTGGCGTGGTCGTTCAACTTCGGCGGCACGCTGTCCGGTGGTCCGGCTCCGGCGCGCTCCGCGTTCATTGCGATCCCTGCTCTGAACGTCCAGGACGGCGTCGACTTCGCCACCTGGAACATTGCCAACCCGACCATCGCGCTGACCCACTGGCGCATCATCTCGACGGTCGCGACCACGAACCAGTTCGGTTCCACCACCCCGCTGCGCGCACAGGCTGTGTCGCCGACGGGCGCTCCGAACCCGCCGTTCGTCCGGGTGGACTTCTACCGTCGCGTGACTGCGGCGGGCGTCGACCACTGGTCGTACATCGGCTCGCAGACCACCCCGGTCGCGTCTGACCAGGGTACCTACCGCTCGTGGGTCTGGGCACTCCCGAACGCTTCGTTCGTGGCTGACTGGACTGGCGCGGCGCAGGGTGCAGTTGCTGCAACCAACCAGATCATGGCGGTTGGTGTGAACAGCGTTGGCGATGCTATCGCCACCGTCAACACCACCATGGTTCCGTAA
- the ispG gene encoding flavodoxin-dependent (E)-4-hydroxy-3-methylbut-2-enyl-diphosphate synthase — protein MAVVSRRRTGTVRVGGVAVGALHPIVVQSMTNTDTADIPGTIHQVAQLARAGSELVRVTVNNEAAAAAVPAIVAGLAKVGVTVPIVGDFHYNGHLLLTRFPECARALAKYRINPGNVGGKRHDEHFRAIVEVAIANDKPVRIGVNWGSLDQALLTEMMDANAIAADPLSARDVMMNAMLESALRSATFAEAIGLGHDRIILSAKVSNVQDLVDVYRMLAARCDYPLHLGLTEAGMAMKGMVASAAGLGILLQDGIGDTIRVSLTPSPGGDRSEEVRVAQQILQSLDIRHFTPQVTSCPGCGRTTSTFFQSMAEEIEGHLRTRMPAWRGTYPGVEELKVAVMGCVVNGPGESKHANLGISLPGTFEEPVAPVFVDGQLFATLRGEGIVGEFLVILENYVARTYGAGSESAALAPSAP, from the coding sequence ATGGCCGTCGTCTCTCGCCGCCGCACCGGCACCGTCCGGGTCGGCGGCGTTGCCGTCGGCGCACTGCACCCGATCGTGGTGCAGTCGATGACCAACACCGACACTGCCGACATCCCCGGCACCATTCACCAGGTTGCCCAGCTCGCGCGCGCCGGCAGCGAACTGGTGCGGGTGACGGTCAACAACGAGGCCGCCGCTGCCGCGGTTCCGGCGATCGTGGCCGGGCTCGCAAAGGTTGGCGTCACGGTGCCGATCGTCGGTGATTTTCACTACAACGGGCATCTGCTGCTGACGCGCTTTCCCGAGTGTGCGCGCGCGCTCGCCAAGTATCGCATCAATCCCGGCAACGTCGGCGGCAAGCGGCATGACGAACACTTCCGTGCCATTGTCGAGGTCGCCATCGCCAACGACAAGCCGGTGCGCATCGGGGTGAACTGGGGTTCACTCGACCAGGCGTTGCTGACCGAGATGATGGATGCCAACGCGATCGCGGCCGATCCGCTCTCCGCGCGCGACGTCATGATGAATGCGATGCTCGAATCCGCGTTGCGCTCGGCAACGTTCGCGGAGGCGATCGGCCTGGGGCACGACCGCATCATCCTCAGCGCCAAGGTGTCGAACGTCCAGGACCTCGTCGATGTGTACCGCATGCTTGCCGCACGATGCGACTACCCGCTGCACCTCGGCCTCACCGAGGCCGGCATGGCGATGAAGGGGATGGTGGCATCCGCAGCAGGGCTCGGGATCCTGCTCCAGGATGGAATCGGCGACACCATCCGGGTCTCGCTGACGCCCAGCCCCGGGGGGGACCGGAGTGAGGAAGTCCGGGTCGCGCAGCAAATCCTGCAGTCGCTCGACATCCGCCACTTCACGCCCCAGGTCACCTCCTGCCCGGGCTGTGGCCGAACCACGTCCACGTTCTTCCAGTCGATGGCCGAGGAGATCGAAGGGCATCTGAGGACCCGGATGCCGGCCTGGCGGGGGACCTACCCTGGCGTGGAGGAGCTGAAGGTGGCCGTGATGGGGTGCGTCGTGAATGGACCCGGCGAATCCAAACACGCCAACCTGGGGATCTCCCTGCCGGGCACCTTCGAGGAGCCGGTGGCGCCGGTCTTCGTGGACGGCCAGCTTTTTGCCACTCTGCGGGGCGAGGGGATCGTCGGTGAGTTTCTGGTGATCCTCGAAAACTACGTTGCGCGGACCTACGGAGCCGGCTCGGAATCGGCCGCTCTTGCGCCAAGTGCCCCATAA
- a CDS encoding glucose-6-phosphate isomerase (catalyzes the formation of D-fructose 6-phosphate from D-glucose 6-phosphate), with protein MTLRFDDALMTRDALDGVHGLDPALRTALAERFPAVQAEVRRRRATGDYGFLSLGQQPDTVAKIQEWAALQRGRFDHILLLGIGGSALGPKAMLTALKPPAWNEESRDRRDGWPTLTILENVDPVSVTAALDRLDPRRTIVNVISKSGGTAETLAQYLIVRQWLDRAVGAEAAKGHLVITTDPVKGALRVISKAEGIVAFDVPPEVGGRFSVLTPVGLVPAALLGMDLAEMLAGAQEAVDEAEADTLDRNPAARWAALQHQAQATRAANVHVVMPYSDRLRDLAEWYRQLWAESLGKRVDRSGLEVHRGPTPVGAVGATDQHSQVQLFIEGPYDKTITFIRVKDTVGMLEIPSREARSEKREDDALETHLGYLRGQTLGKLLDEEFLATREALRSQGRMSCTIELDTVDARHFGRLLMFFQIATGYAGIYYDVDPFDQPGVELGKVLTFKAMGREGY; from the coding sequence ATGACCCTCCGCTTCGATGATGCCCTGATGACCCGTGACGCGCTTGACGGCGTCCACGGGCTCGACCCTGCCCTGCGCACCGCACTGGCCGAGCGTTTCCCGGCCGTTCAGGCCGAGGTTCGTCGCCGTCGCGCAACTGGTGACTACGGCTTTCTCTCGCTGGGGCAGCAGCCGGACACGGTGGCGAAGATCCAGGAGTGGGCCGCACTGCAACGTGGCCGCTTCGACCACATCCTCTTGCTCGGTATTGGCGGCTCGGCCCTCGGCCCCAAGGCGATGCTCACCGCGCTCAAGCCGCCGGCGTGGAACGAAGAGAGCCGGGACCGTCGCGATGGCTGGCCGACGCTTACCATCCTCGAGAATGTCGACCCCGTCAGTGTGACGGCTGCGCTCGACCGACTCGATCCGCGCCGCACCATCGTGAACGTGATTTCGAAGTCGGGCGGGACGGCGGAAACGCTGGCGCAGTATCTGATTGTCCGGCAGTGGCTCGACCGGGCTGTCGGTGCCGAAGCAGCCAAGGGGCATCTGGTCATTACCACCGATCCGGTGAAGGGCGCGCTGCGAGTCATCTCCAAGGCCGAGGGCATCGTGGCCTTCGATGTCCCGCCGGAAGTCGGCGGGCGGTTCTCGGTGCTCACACCCGTGGGGCTGGTGCCGGCGGCGCTGCTGGGGATGGACCTCGCGGAGATGCTGGCGGGCGCTCAGGAAGCGGTTGACGAGGCCGAGGCCGACACTTTGGACCGAAACCCCGCTGCGCGATGGGCGGCGCTCCAGCATCAGGCCCAGGCGACGCGCGCGGCCAACGTCCACGTGGTGATGCCCTACTCCGACCGGCTCCGCGACCTGGCCGAGTGGTACCGGCAACTCTGGGCCGAGAGTCTGGGGAAGCGGGTCGACCGGAGCGGCCTCGAAGTCCACCGTGGCCCCACGCCAGTGGGAGCCGTCGGGGCCACCGATCAGCACTCTCAGGTGCAGCTCTTCATCGAGGGTCCCTACGACAAGACGATCACGTTCATCCGGGTGAAGGACACGGTCGGAATGCTCGAGATCCCGTCTCGAGAAGCGCGAAGCGAGAAGCGAGAAGATGACGCGCTTGAGACGCACCTCGGCTACCTCCGGGGCCAGACGCTCGGCAAGCTGCTCGATGAGGAGTTCCTCGCGACGCGCGAGGCGCTGCGCTCGCAGGGCCGGATGAGCTGCACCATCGAGCTCGACACGGTCGACGCCCGCCACTTCGGCCGGCTGCTGATGTTCTTCCAGATCGCGACCGGCTACGCCGGCATCTACTATGATGTCGATCCGTTTGATCAGCCGGGGGTGGAACTCGGCAAAGTGCTGACGTTCAAGGCGATGGGGAGAGAGGGGTACTGA
- a CDS encoding four helix bundle protein, with protein sequence MASYRDLRTWLMARKSAIQIHRYADSHWTPSRAAALDQLRRASLSVTLNIAEGQAFGPGPRCKFHLRVAHGSAVETAETLDFLRELGEPVEDLLSLARQVPALTYRLWKRS encoded by the coding sequence ATGGCTTCCTACCGAGACCTCCGCACCTGGCTGATGGCGCGCAAGAGCGCCATCCAGATCCATCGCTACGCTGACTCCCATTGGACCCCTTCTCGCGCCGCCGCACTGGATCAGTTGCGGCGTGCGTCGCTGTCCGTCACACTCAACATCGCTGAAGGGCAGGCATTTGGCCCCGGGCCCCGCTGCAAGTTCCACCTGCGGGTCGCTCATGGGTCTGCGGTGGAGACAGCCGAGACGCTGGATTTTCTACGTGAACTCGGCGAACCAGTAGAGGATCTTCTCAGCTTGGCCCGACAGGTGCCGGCGTTGACCTACCGCCTCTGGAAGCGCAGCTGA
- a CDS encoding TlpA disulfide reductase family protein — MIADRNLTSAPVRAARAPYGSPVSIDTCRARLVAMLVAAALVCVAPLSAQDDGARVGTKAPVVMVNDLAGTPTRVGHVAGKRAAVIEFWATWCDLCKELLPRVRVAQQKYGDRVDFYGVNVTVNESKARVQRYVTSEHPPWVTLYDDKGVAVRAFKAPATSYVVIVDRDGLIRYVGSGGTQDLSAELAKVVGK; from the coding sequence TTGATCGCCGATCGTAATCTCACCAGCGCGCCGGTTCGTGCGGCGCGCGCGCCGTACGGCTCTCCCGTTTCGATCGACACCTGCCGTGCGCGTCTCGTGGCGATGCTGGTGGCGGCTGCGCTCGTGTGCGTCGCACCATTGTCAGCCCAGGACGATGGCGCTCGCGTCGGCACCAAAGCCCCCGTGGTGATGGTGAATGACCTCGCGGGCACGCCAACGCGCGTCGGTCACGTCGCCGGCAAGCGCGCCGCGGTCATCGAGTTCTGGGCCACCTGGTGCGACCTCTGCAAGGAATTGCTCCCGCGTGTGCGCGTCGCCCAGCAGAAATACGGCGATCGCGTCGACTTCTATGGCGTCAATGTCACAGTCAACGAATCGAAGGCGCGAGTGCAGCGGTATGTGACTTCGGAGCATCCGCCGTGGGTCACCCTCTACGATGACAAGGGGGTTGCCGTCCGCGCATTCAAGGCACCCGCCACGTCGTATGTCGTGATCGTCGATCGCGATGGCCTGATCCGGTACGTCGGCAGCGGCGGCACTCAGGATCTCTCCGCGGAGCTCGCCAAGGTGGTCGGCAAATGA